Proteins encoded in a region of the Clostridium butyricum genome:
- a CDS encoding manganese efflux pump MntP family protein, which produces MSIISILLTAIGLSMDAFAVALTIGMNINNVDRNKIAIKSGIYFGIFQGIMPFLGWILGIKFTKYIQSIDHWIAFALLTLIGIKMIIDGVKPNEENKIKEYSNKTFFILAIATSIDALAIGVTFAFLNINIFYAIFIIGITTFVLSVSAVYLGKVIGNVIKNKAGIFGGLILLIIGLKILLEHLGVIKI; this is translated from the coding sequence ATGTCGATTATATCAATTCTATTAACAGCTATTGGATTATCTATGGATGCATTTGCAGTAGCTTTAACAATAGGTATGAATATAAATAATGTAGATAGAAATAAAATAGCAATAAAGTCAGGAATATATTTTGGTATATTTCAAGGAATAATGCCATTTTTAGGTTGGATATTAGGTATAAAATTCACAAAATATATTCAAAGCATTGATCATTGGATAGCATTTGCTTTGCTGACTTTGATAGGCATAAAAATGATAATAGATGGAGTCAAACCTAATGAAGAAAATAAAATAAAAGAATATAGTAATAAAACATTTTTTATATTGGCAATTGCTACAAGCATAGATGCATTAGCAATAGGAGTTACATTTGCTTTTTTAAATATAAATATATTTTATGCTATTTTTATAATAGGAATTACAACTTTTGTTTTAAGTGTTAGTGCTGTATATCTTGGTAAAGTTATAGGAAATGTAATAAAAAATAAAGCAGGAATATTTGGAGGATTAATTTTACTTATTATCGGATTGAAAATTTTATTAGAACATTTAGGGGTTATAAAAATATAG
- a CDS encoding PTS sugar transporter subunit IIC, translated as MKKFFEWMENYFVPIASKIGSQRHLVAIRDGFATLTPVIMAGAFATLFNNLGFEPYQNFMNWLLPAGWKNFGGDIWTASFGIMSILVVFSVSYHLSRSYNKDGLAAGIVASAAAMMLYKTAEDGTLPFTFLGAQGLFIALIVAIIATEIFVKLIGNPKLIIKMPDGVPPAVAKSFAALIPSIVVLAVAAGAKELLIVLGLPDVHQALFNAIQAPLQGLAGSLGGVLVIVFMIHLLWFFGLHGSNIMAPIINALLLPLTLANTEAFANGQAPQNILNSQFIDSYVNLGGSGATIGLLIAIFIIGKRKSAQQKVIANLGTAPGLFNINEPVIFGMPLILNPIYFIPFILAPMVSTIIAYTLTYIGFAPKVVVMAGWTTPPVLGAILSTNSIRGGITALICLAVTILIYIPFVIMAAKQENEGVNN; from the coding sequence ATGAAAAAGTTTTTTGAATGGATGGAAAATTATTTTGTTCCGATAGCATCAAAAATAGGATCTCAAAGACATTTAGTAGCAATCCGTGATGGATTTGCAACATTGACACCAGTGATAATGGCAGGTGCATTTGCAACATTATTCAATAATTTAGGGTTTGAACCATATCAAAATTTTATGAACTGGTTATTACCAGCAGGGTGGAAAAATTTTGGTGGAGATATATGGACTGCATCTTTTGGAATAATGTCAATATTGGTTGTATTTAGTGTTTCATATCATTTATCTAGGTCTTATAATAAAGATGGTCTTGCAGCAGGAATAGTGGCATCAGCAGCAGCTATGATGCTATATAAAACAGCTGAAGATGGAACATTACCATTTACATTTTTAGGAGCACAAGGATTATTTATTGCACTTATTGTAGCTATAATTGCAACAGAAATATTTGTTAAATTGATAGGTAATCCTAAATTAATAATAAAGATGCCTGATGGTGTTCCACCAGCAGTAGCAAAATCGTTTGCAGCATTAATACCATCAATAGTAGTTTTAGCAGTGGCAGCAGGTGCCAAGGAATTATTAATAGTATTAGGTTTACCAGATGTACATCAAGCGTTGTTTAATGCAATACAAGCACCACTTCAAGGATTAGCTGGAAGCTTAGGTGGAGTATTAGTTATAGTATTTATGATACATTTATTATGGTTTTTCGGATTGCATGGTTCAAATATAATGGCACCAATAATAAACGCATTATTATTACCATTAACTTTAGCAAACACAGAAGCTTTTGCTAACGGTCAAGCACCTCAAAATATATTAAACAGTCAGTTTATTGATTCGTATGTAAATCTTGGAGGATCAGGAGCTACAATTGGATTACTTATAGCAATATTTATTATTGGTAAAAGGAAAAGCGCTCAACAAAAGGTTATTGCTAATTTAGGAACTGCACCAGGATTATTCAATATTAATGAGCCTGTAATATTTGGAATGCCATTAATATTAAATCCAATTTACTTTATTCCATTTATATTAGCACCAATGGTATCAACAATAATTGCTTATACACTAACATACATTGGATTTGCACCTAAAGTAGTTGTAATGGCAGGATGGACTACACCACCAGTATTAGGAGCAATATTATCAACTAATTCAATAAGAGGTGGAATTACAGCTCTTATATGTTTAGCTGTAACAATATTAATATATATTCCATTTGTAATAATGGCAGCAAAACAAGAAAATGAAGGTGTAAATAATTAA
- a CDS encoding DUF871 domain-containing protein: protein MKRLGISVYPNHMGIDEIVNYIHLAGKYGFKRIFTCLISAGDKDIDSVIDEFKIMLNAAKQEDMEVIADIDPTIFKKLGATIYDLSIFKKIGLDGIRLDLGFSGQEEAIMSFNDYGLKVELNISNGTKYIDNILSYKANLNNIYGCHNFYPHKYTGLSYEHFIKCSKQFKELGVNVAAFVNSQAAQYGPWPVSEGLCTLEMHRNLPIDVQAKHLIATSYVDDIIVANCFATEEELKSLSELNKEKLTFTVEFNEFARDLDKKIVLEEYHYNRGDVSEYMIRSTQSRVKYKNESFPPVNTPNIQKGDILIDSDLYTRYAGELQIALKEMKNEGKTNVIGRIVDDEKFLLDFIEPWSSFGFIEK, encoded by the coding sequence ATGAAAAGATTAGGAATTTCTGTATATCCAAATCACATGGGAATAGATGAAATAGTTAACTATATACATTTAGCAGGAAAATATGGATTTAAAAGAATATTTACATGTTTAATATCTGCAGGAGATAAGGATATAGACAGTGTAATAGATGAATTTAAAATAATGCTTAATGCAGCAAAACAAGAAGACATGGAAGTTATTGCAGATATAGATCCAACTATATTTAAGAAGTTAGGTGCTACAATATATGATTTGAGCATATTTAAAAAAATTGGTCTAGATGGAATCAGATTAGATTTAGGATTTAGCGGACAAGAAGAAGCTATAATGTCTTTTAACGATTATGGATTAAAAGTTGAGTTAAATATAAGTAATGGTACAAAATATATTGATAATATTTTATCTTATAAGGCTAATTTGAATAATATATATGGTTGTCATAATTTTTATCCACATAAATATACAGGATTATCATATGAGCATTTTATAAAGTGTTCAAAACAATTTAAAGAATTAGGAGTAAATGTTGCTGCTTTTGTAAACTCTCAAGCTGCTCAATATGGACCTTGGCCAGTATCAGAGGGCTTATGTACATTGGAAATGCACAGAAACTTACCAATTGATGTTCAAGCTAAACATTTAATTGCTACAAGCTATGTAGACGATATTATAGTAGCTAATTGCTTTGCAACAGAAGAAGAACTTAAATCATTAAGTGAATTAAATAAAGAAAAATTAACATTTACGGTTGAATTTAATGAATTTGCAAGAGACTTAGATAAGAAGATTGTATTAGAAGAATATCATTATAATAGGGGTGATGTTTCGGAATATATGATAAGGTCTACACAAAGCAGAGTAAAATATAAGAATGAGAGTTTTCCTCCAGTAAATACACCTAACATACAGAAAGGTGATATATTGATAGATTCAGATTTATATACAAGATATGCTGGAGAATTACAAATAGCATTAAAAGAAATGAAAAATGAAGGTAAAACTAATGTCATAGGAAGAATTGTTGACGATGAGAAATTTTTACTAGATTTTATTGAACCTTGGAGTAGTTTTGGATTTATAGAAAAATAG
- a CDS encoding heavy metal translocating P-type ATPase, translating into MYKEFKLNLKGLDCANCANKIEDRVNKLEEVEEANINFSLGRINIKIKNEDSKENVINHVKRIVKELEPDVEVSEYKKVSKPLKKPNSNNHTNTNKDNEIKLILEGLNCANCANKIEARVNNLENVIEASLNFSVSKLLIKFNENIEKATIINSVKKIVKELEPDVVVKEDGKEKQIKDIKNHEHQHCDGECCKHDEGQVLDTENEQGYEPGFLKKNWSLLLGIVLYATALIFEDKEYINLILFLVAYILVGGKVVMTALRNITRGQVFDENFLMTIATLGAFIIGEYPEAVAVMIFYEVGELFQSYAVNRSRKSITSLMDLRSDYANLLTESGEKRVDPEDVNIDDIIVVKPGERVPLDGILIDGICSLDTSALTGESIPRDVQINDEILSGTINLNSVIKVKVTKVFGESTISRILEMVENAGNKKAHTEKFITKFCKYYTPIVVFSAVAIAIIPPFVIKDANFSTWIYRALSFLVVSCPCALVVSVPLGLFSGIGGASRKGILVKGGNYLEALKDVDIVVLDKTGTLTKGSFKVTEVNVYNISKDRLIEIAALGESFSNHPIAQSIVKEYNKEIDKSRIKNYTELSGHGIKAEIDEEEVLLGNFKLMKKYNIECKETQSVGTVVYVAISEKCVGSIVIEDAIKEDSKEAVKRLKNLGIRKVVMLTGDNKKVAEKVGNELEIDEIYGELLPGDKVGKVEELLNNNSNNKLVFVGDGINDAPVLARADIGVAMGGIGSDAAIEAADVVLMKDSINSLADAIVIGRKTNKILWQNIIFSLVIKVGVLILISFGMSSMWEAVFADVGVTLIAVLNSMRALKL; encoded by the coding sequence ATGTATAAAGAATTTAAATTGAATTTAAAAGGGCTTGATTGTGCCAACTGTGCTAATAAAATTGAAGACAGAGTCAATAAATTAGAAGAAGTAGAAGAAGCTAATATAAATTTTTCATTAGGAAGAATAAATATAAAAATAAAGAATGAAGATTCTAAAGAAAATGTAATAAATCATGTTAAGAGAATAGTAAAGGAATTAGAACCAGATGTAGAAGTAAGTGAATATAAGAAGGTATCAAAACCATTAAAAAAACCTAATTCTAATAATCATACGAATACGAATAAAGATAATGAAATAAAATTAATTCTGGAAGGACTCAATTGTGCAAATTGTGCTAATAAAATAGAAGCTAGAGTTAATAATTTAGAAAATGTAATAGAAGCTAGTCTTAATTTTTCTGTAAGCAAATTATTAATAAAATTTAATGAAAATATAGAAAAAGCAACTATAATTAATTCAGTAAAAAAAATAGTAAAAGAACTAGAGCCAGATGTTGTTGTTAAAGAAGATGGGAAAGAAAAACAAATTAAAGATATTAAAAACCATGAACATCAGCATTGTGATGGAGAATGTTGCAAACATGATGAAGGGCAAGTATTAGATACAGAAAATGAGCAAGGTTATGAACCTGGTTTTTTAAAAAAGAATTGGAGTTTATTATTAGGAATAGTGTTATATGCAACTGCACTTATATTTGAAGATAAAGAATATATAAATTTAATATTATTTTTAGTGGCATATATTCTAGTTGGTGGAAAAGTTGTAATGACCGCATTAAGAAATATAACACGAGGACAGGTTTTTGATGAAAATTTCTTAATGACTATTGCGACACTAGGAGCTTTTATTATTGGCGAATATCCAGAAGCTGTTGCAGTAATGATTTTTTACGAGGTTGGAGAGTTATTTCAAAGTTATGCAGTTAATCGTTCTAGAAAATCAATAACATCACTTATGGATCTTAGATCCGATTATGCAAATTTATTAACTGAAAGTGGAGAAAAAAGGGTTGATCCAGAAGATGTAAATATAGATGATATTATTGTTGTTAAACCAGGTGAAAGGGTGCCTCTTGATGGAATATTAATTGATGGAATATGTTCTCTAGATACATCTGCTCTAACAGGTGAGTCAATTCCTAGAGATGTACAAATTAATGATGAAATTTTATCTGGAACTATAAATTTGAATTCGGTTATAAAAGTAAAAGTAACTAAAGTATTTGGTGAATCTACAATTTCAAGAATTTTAGAGATGGTTGAAAATGCAGGTAATAAAAAAGCTCATACAGAAAAATTTATAACAAAATTTTGTAAATACTATACACCAATAGTTGTATTTTCAGCAGTTGCAATTGCGATAATTCCACCATTTGTTATAAAGGATGCAAATTTTTCTACTTGGATTTATAGAGCCTTGTCATTTTTAGTTGTATCATGTCCATGTGCATTAGTAGTTTCAGTACCCCTTGGATTATTCTCAGGAATTGGAGGAGCATCAAGGAAGGGTATATTAGTTAAAGGTGGAAATTATTTAGAAGCCCTTAAAGATGTAGATATAGTTGTTTTAGATAAAACAGGAACATTAACAAAAGGTTCTTTTAAGGTTACTGAAGTAAATGTTTATAATATATCAAAAGATAGATTAATTGAAATTGCAGCCTTAGGCGAAAGTTTTTCAAATCATCCAATTGCTCAATCCATAGTAAAAGAATATAACAAAGAAATTGATAAGAGCAGAATAAAAAACTATACAGAATTATCAGGGCATGGAATAAAAGCAGAAATAGATGAAGAAGAAGTATTACTAGGTAATTTTAAATTAATGAAAAAATATAATATAGAATGTAAGGAAACACAATCTGTAGGTACTGTAGTTTATGTAGCAATATCAGAAAAATGTGTTGGAAGTATTGTAATAGAAGATGCTATAAAAGAAGATTCAAAAGAAGCAGTAAAAAGATTAAAAAATCTTGGAATAAGAAAAGTTGTTATGCTTACAGGAGATAATAAGAAAGTTGCAGAAAAAGTAGGAAACGAATTAGAGATTGACGAAATTTATGGTGAATTATTACCAGGAGACAAAGTTGGCAAAGTTGAAGAATTATTAAATAATAATTCTAATAATAAATTGGTGTTTGTTGGTGATGGAATTAATGATGCACCAGTGCTTGCAAGGGCTGACATTGGAGTTGCAATGGGTGGAATTGGCTCAGATGCGGCAATTGAAGCAGCAGATGTAGTTTTAATGAAGGATTCTATTAATTCTTTAGCAGATGCGATTGTTATAGGAAGAAAGACTAATAAGATATTATGGCAAAATATAATATTTTCGTTAGTAATAAAAGTTGGTGTACTAATTCTTATTTCTTTTGGAATGTCTAGCATGTGGGAAGCTGTTTTTGCAGATGTAGGAGTTACTTTAATAGCTGTTTTAAATTCTATGAGAGCATTAAAGTTATAG
- a CDS encoding ArsR/SmtB family transcription factor, producing the protein MKEENTNIDNCSCNVIHEDVVEMVKNALPQDEVLYDLAELFKAFGDSTRVKILCALFESEMCVCDLSAILGISQSAVSHQLRTLKASRLVKFKRVGKVVYYSLEDEHIKHIFNEGFKHIIE; encoded by the coding sequence TTGAAAGAAGAAAATACAAATATAGATAATTGTTCTTGTAATGTAATTCATGAAGATGTTGTAGAAATGGTTAAAAATGCATTACCACAAGATGAAGTGTTATATGATCTTGCTGAATTATTTAAGGCTTTTGGTGATTCAACAAGAGTAAAAATATTATGTGCATTATTTGAATCTGAAATGTGCGTATGTGATTTATCAGCAATTTTAGGAATAAGCCAATCAGCAGTATCTCATCAGTTAAGAACTTTAAAAGCTTCTAGATTGGTAAAGTTTAAGAGAGTAGGAAAAGTTGTTTATTATTCTCTTGAAGATGAACATATAAAGCATATTTTCAATGAAGGTTTCAAACATATAATAGAATAA
- a CDS encoding short-chain-enoyl-CoA hydratase, producing the protein MELENVILEKEGHLAIVTINRPKALNALNSATLKDLDTVLEDLENDTNIYAVILTGAGEKSFVAGADIAEMKDLNEAQGKEFGELGNKVFLRLENLNKPVIAAIQGFALGGGCEISMACDIRIASETALFGQPEVGLGITPGFGGTQRLARIVGLGKAKEMIYTARNIKADEAYRIGLVNKVVALEDLMNEAKKMASNIIANAPVAVKLCKDAINRGMQVGIDEAVMIEAEDFGKCFATEDQTEGMTAFLERRKEKNFQNK; encoded by the coding sequence ATGGAATTAGAAAATGTGATTCTTGAAAAAGAAGGACATTTAGCAATTGTTACAATTAATAGACCTAAAGCTTTAAATGCTTTAAATTCTGCGACTTTAAAGGACTTGGATACAGTATTAGAAGATTTAGAAAATGATACTAACATCTATGCTGTTATCTTAACTGGAGCAGGTGAAAAATCTTTTGTAGCTGGAGCAGATATTGCAGAAATGAAAGATTTAAATGAAGCTCAAGGAAAAGAATTTGGAGAACTTGGTAATAAAGTATTTTTAAGATTAGAAAATTTAAACAAGCCTGTTATTGCAGCAATACAAGGATTTGCTCTTGGTGGCGGATGCGAAATATCTATGGCATGTGACATAAGAATAGCATCTGAAACTGCATTATTTGGACAACCTGAAGTAGGTTTAGGAATTACACCAGGATTTGGTGGAACTCAAAGATTAGCAAGAATAGTTGGACTAGGAAAAGCTAAAGAAATGATTTATACAGCTAGAAATATTAAAGCTGATGAAGCTTATAGAATAGGATTAGTTAACAAAGTTGTAGCTTTAGAAGATCTTATGAATGAAGCTAAAAAAATGGCTTCAAATATTATAGCAAATGCTCCAGTAGCTGTTAAGTTATGTAAGGATGCAATAAACAGAGGTATGCAAGTAGGAATCGATGAAGCTGTTATGATAGAAGCTGAAGATTTTGGTAAATGTTTTGCTACAGAAGATCAAACTGAAGGAATGACTGCTTTCTTAGAAAGAAGAAAAGAAAAGAATTTCCAAAATAAATAG
- a CDS encoding electron transfer flavoprotein subunit beta/FixA family protein yields the protein MNIVVCVKQVPDTTAVKIDPKTGTLIRDGVPSIINPEDKHALEGALRIKEATGAKVTVVSMGLPMAKAALREALCMGADEAILLTDRALGGADTLATSKALSGVIAKLDADIVFAGRQAIDGDTAQVGPEIAEHLDIPQVTYVQDVKVEGETLIVNRALEDGHQVVEVKTPCLLTAIEELNSPRYMNVARIFETNDDEIKVMGAADIDVPVEELGLKGSPTKVKKSMTKEVKGQGELVKQEPKDAVTYVLGKLKEKHYI from the coding sequence ATGAATATAGTAGTTTGTGTAAAACAAGTTCCAGATACAACAGCTGTAAAAATTGATCCAAAGACTGGTACATTAATAAGAGATGGGGTTCCATCAATAATAAATCCAGAGGATAAACATGCTTTAGAAGGTGCGTTAAGAATAAAAGAAGCAACTGGTGCTAAAGTAACAGTTGTAAGCATGGGGCTTCCAATGGCTAAAGCAGCTCTTAGAGAAGCATTATGTATGGGAGCTGATGAAGCTATTTTATTAACAGATAGAGCACTTGGAGGAGCTGATACATTAGCAACTTCAAAAGCATTATCAGGAGTTATAGCTAAATTAGATGCTGATATAGTATTCGCTGGTAGACAAGCAATTGATGGAGATACTGCACAAGTTGGTCCAGAAATCGCTGAACATTTAGATATTCCTCAAGTAACTTACGTTCAAGACGTAAAAGTTGAAGGGGAAACATTGATAGTAAACAGAGCATTAGAAGATGGTCATCAAGTAGTTGAAGTTAAGACTCCATGTCTATTAACTGCAATTGAAGAATTAAATAGCCCAAGATATATGAACGTTGCAAGAATATTTGAAACTAACGATGATGAAATCAAAGTTATGGGAGCAGCAGATATAGATGTACCTGTTGAAGAATTAGGACTTAAAGGTTCGCCTACAAAGGTTAAGAAGTCAATGACTAAAGAAGTTAAAGGTCAAGGTGAATTAGTTAAACAAGAACCTAAAGACGCTGTAACATACGTTTTAGGAAAATTAAAAGAGAAACACTACATCTAA
- a CDS encoding zinc dependent phospholipase C family protein, whose product MINTHRLMGENILKYANSKSIYLINKKRFIWGNIKPDCTPKYKVKKHYYDESIDMIIDKIIHLSSLTLEEVYFDMKLGRFSEELGVVCHFLCDFFCAPHYYRWEFKSTNAVKQHMMYEQKLAKLCKTFKPTKIINTNINRENLEEFIEELQKQYDGIVNYNNDLTFAYYVCDSVINMVLNHVFSNKNLSGKNIIAYKSKVII is encoded by the coding sequence ATGATTAATACTCACAGGCTTATGGGTGAGAATATTTTAAAATATGCCAATAGTAAAAGTATTTATTTAATTAATAAGAAAAGATTTATATGGGGTAATATAAAACCAGATTGTACACCGAAATATAAAGTTAAAAAACACTATTATGATGAAAGTATAGATATGATAATAGATAAAATAATACATTTATCATCTCTTACATTAGAAGAAGTATATTTTGATATGAAGCTTGGAAGATTTTCAGAAGAACTTGGAGTAGTCTGTCATTTTTTATGTGACTTTTTCTGTGCACCACATTATTATAGATGGGAATTTAAGAGTACAAATGCAGTAAAACAGCATATGATGTATGAGCAGAAGTTAGCTAAATTATGCAAGACATTTAAACCTACAAAGATAATTAATACAAACATCAATAGGGAAAATTTAGAGGAGTTTATAGAAGAACTGCAAAAGCAATATGATGGAATAGTTAATTATAATAATGATCTTACTTTTGCTTACTATGTTTGCGATAGTGTAATCAATATGGTTTTGAATCATGTATTTAGTAATAAAAATTTATCGGGAAAAAATATAATTGCGTATAAGAGCAAAGTAATAATATAA
- a CDS encoding acyl-CoA dehydrogenase has protein sequence MNFQLTREQELVQQMVREFAVNEVKPIAAEIDETERFPMENVKKMGELGMMGIPFSKEVGGAGGDVLSYIISVEELSKVCGTTGVILSAHTSLCASVINENGTPDQKAKYLPDLCSGKKIGAFGLTEPGAGTDAAGQQTTARLEGDHYVLNGSKIFITNGGVAETFIVFAMTDKSMGTRGISAFIVEKSFPGFSIGKLENKMGIRASSTTELIFEDCIVPKENLIGKEGKGFGIAMKTLDGGRIGIAAQALGIAEGAFDEAVAYMKERKQFNKPLSAFQGLQWYIAEMDVKIEAAKHLVYKAAWKKQNGIPYSVDAARAKLFAADVAMEVTTKAVQLFGGYGYTKEYPVERMMRDAKITEIYEGTSEVQKMVIAGSILR, from the coding sequence ATGAATTTCCAATTAACTAGAGAACAAGAATTAGTACAACAAATGGTTAGAGAATTCGCAGTAAATGAAGTTAAGCCAATTGCTGCTGAAATCGATGAAACTGAAAGATTTCCAATGGAAAATGTTAAAAAAATGGGTGAATTAGGAATGATGGGAATCCCATTTTCTAAAGAAGTTGGAGGAGCTGGCGGAGATGTTCTTTCTTACATAATTTCAGTAGAAGAATTATCAAAGGTTTGTGGTACAACAGGAGTTATACTTTCAGCTCATACTTCATTATGTGCATCAGTAATAAATGAAAATGGTACACCAGATCAAAAAGCTAAATATTTACCAGATCTTTGCTCAGGTAAAAAAATAGGAGCTTTCGGTTTAACTGAACCAGGTGCTGGTACAGATGCAGCAGGTCAACAAACTACTGCAAGATTAGAAGGTGACCATTATGTATTAAATGGTTCAAAAATCTTCATAACTAATGGTGGAGTTGCTGAAACATTTATAGTTTTTGCTATGACTGATAAATCAATGGGAACTAGAGGAATATCAGCATTTATAGTTGAAAAGTCATTCCCAGGATTCTCAATTGGTAAGTTAGAAAACAAAATGGGTATTAGAGCATCTTCTACTACTGAATTAATTTTTGAAGATTGTATAGTACCAAAAGAAAACTTAATTGGTAAAGAAGGTAAAGGCTTCGGAATAGCAATGAAAACTCTTGATGGAGGAAGAATTGGTATTGCAGCTCAAGCTTTAGGTATTGCAGAAGGTGCTTTTGATGAAGCAGTTGCATACATGAAAGAAAGAAAACAATTCAATAAACCACTTTCAGCTTTCCAAGGATTACAATGGTACATTGCTGAAATGGACGTTAAGATAGAAGCTGCAAAACACTTAGTATATAAGGCTGCTTGGAAGAAACAAAATGGTATACCTTATTCAGTTGATGCAGCAAGAGCTAAATTATTTGCTGCTGATGTTGCAATGGAAGTTACAACTAAGGCTGTACAATTATTTGGTGGTTATGGATACACTAAAGAATATCCAGTAGAAAGAATGATGAGAGATGCTAAGATAACTGAAATCTATGAAGGAACTTCAGAAGTTCAAAAGATGGTTATCGCTGGAAGCATTTTAAGATAG
- a CDS encoding redox-sensing transcriptional repressor Rex, with product MEKSKNISMAVIKRLPKYYRYLGELKRNEVDRISSKELGEKIGFTASQIRQDLNCFGDFGQQGYGYNVTELYNQIKSILGLDRGYKAALVGAGNIGQAVSNYSRFEDLGFKISTIFDANPKLIGMKIRDVEIVDIDEMKPILENEKIDIGIICVPRKNAQTVADDLIKGGVRAIWNFAPVDLIVPSHVKVENVHLSESLLTLIYLLNEQDN from the coding sequence ATGGAGAAAAGTAAAAATATATCTATGGCAGTTATAAAGAGATTGCCAAAGTATTATAGATATCTTGGTGAGCTTAAGCGAAATGAAGTAGATAGAATTTCTTCAAAGGAATTAGGGGAAAAGATAGGATTTACTGCATCTCAGATAAGACAAGACTTAAATTGTTTTGGAGACTTTGGACAACAAGGATATGGGTATAATGTAACAGAATTATATAATCAAATTAAGTCTATATTAGGGCTAGATAGAGGATACAAGGCAGCATTAGTAGGTGCTGGTAACATAGGTCAAGCAGTATCTAATTATTCGAGATTTGAAGATTTAGGTTTTAAGATTAGTACAATTTTTGATGCAAATCCAAAACTCATTGGAATGAAGATAAGAGACGTTGAAATTGTGGATATTGATGAAATGAAGCCTATATTAGAAAATGAGAAAATAGATATTGGGATAATCTGTGTTCCAAGAAAAAATGCACAAACAGTTGCTGATGATTTAATTAAAGGTGGAGTAAGAGCTATTTGGAATTTTGCTCCTGTAGATTTAATTGTACCAAGTCATGTGAAAGTAGAGAATGTTCACTTAAGTGAGAGTTTACTAACATTGATATATCTTTTAAATGAACAAGATAATTAA